Genomic segment of Geminocystis herdmanii PCC 6308:
CAGCTAGTTCACTCAGAGATGACTCCAGTGCTTTAGCATTCTGTGATGCTTCCCCTAATCCTCTGTTGATCACAATTTTGGATACTTTAGGCACTTGGTGAATGTTAGTGTATCCAAACTGTTCTTTGAGTTTAGGAGTAATTGTTTCTTGGTAGTAAGTTTTTAGTCTTGACATAAGTAGTGTTTACTAATGGGTATGAAATATACCGTTAATTACTGAAAATTGAAGGAGAATTAATCAATAATTTCGCCAGTTTTTTTAAGTTTTCTGACTTTCTTGCCTTCTTCAGTCAAGACATAGCTAATACGACTAGCTACTTTTTCTTTTTCTGAGTAAAGCATTACTTTTGAGCTATGGATAGGAGTTTCATAGGTACTAATTTGACCGCTTTCACCCTCTTGTCTGGGTTTAACGTGTTTAGTGGTGATGTTGACACCTTTAACGATAACTTTACTATCTTTAGGAATTGCTTTAAGGATTTCTCCTACTTTTCCTTTGTCTTTCCCTGAGATAATTTGCACGGTGTCGCCTTTTTTGACGTGCATTTTATATCTAGCCGGACCTGGTTTTTTCTTGTTTGCTGATCTCATTGTTTAGAGTACCTCCGGGGCAAGAGAGATAATTTTAGTAAAGTTTCTATCCCGTAATTCACGAGCTACAGGACCAAAAACACGAGTGCCTCTGGGGTTGTTATCTTTGTTGATAATGACGGCGGCGTTATCGTCAAAACGAATACTCATGCCACTATCACGACGTAAAGATTGCTTAGTGCGTACGATTACTGCTCTTACGATGTCGGATTTTTTCACTGCCATGTTAGGAATTGCGTCTTTGACTACGGCAATGATTACGTCTCCGATACCACCATAAGTACAGTTACCTGTGGACAAAACTCGTAAGCACATAATCTTACGCGCTCCACTGTTATCGGCTACATTTAGGTAACTTTGTTGTTGAATCATTCTAGTTAATTAATTAGTTAAGGGGGAATTAAGAAAACTGTTATCGAGGCTAGATAGCTTTAGAAATAAGAATTTCTGCTAATTCCCAACGTTTGGTTTTGCTGAGAGGACGAGTTTCTCTGATTTTGACTCGATCGCCCTCTTGACATTTGTTTTCGGGATCGTGAGCCTTGTATTTTTTTGTTTTAACGACAATTTTGCCGTATTTGGGGTGAGGGGAGCGGTTTTCGATCGCAACAACGGCGGTTTTATCCATTTTGTTACTTACGACTACGCCCACTCTTTCTTTAACTGCCATAGACTGATTACTCCTTATGCTTGAGTAGCGGATCTAGCTCTTTCACCTTGTACGGTGAGTAATTGAGCGACCCAATGTTTAGTGTGTTTAAACTCATGGGGGGTTTTGAGTTGCCCCGTGGTTTGTTGTAATCTGAGTTGAAATAGCTTTTGTTTTGCAGTAATTACTGCTGCGGCTAATTCTTCATCATTTAATTTTCTTGCGTCTGCAACTTTTGGAAGTGCCATAGAGACTTAATATTCCTCCGATCGAGTGATAAATTTAGTTTTGATGGGGAGTTTTTGAGCCGCTAAACGCATAGCTTCTCTGGCGGTAGCTTCGGGGATTCCAGCGATTTCAAACATAATTCTACCCGGTTTAACCACAGCAACCCAAAATTCAGGATTACCTTTACCAGAACCCATACGGGTTTCAGCAGGACGTTGCGTAACGGGCTTATCGGGGAAAATACGAATCCAGATTTTACCACCTCTACGAACATAACGAGTGATAGCTCGTCGTGCCGCTTCAATTTGACGGGAGGTAATCCAACAGGGTTCGATCGCTTGAAGACCAAAATCTCCAAAACTGATGGTATTTCCTCTATAGGCATTACCCGTCATTCTGCCCCGATGTTGTTTACGGAATTTCGTTCTTCTTGGACTTAACATAGTTTTTTAGTTA
This window contains:
- the rplX gene encoding 50S ribosomal protein L24, with translation MRSANKKKPGPARYKMHVKKGDTVQIISGKDKGKVGEILKAIPKDSKVIVKGVNITTKHVKPRQEGESGQISTYETPIHSSKVMLYSEKEKVASRISYVLTEEGKKVRKLKKTGEIID
- the rplN gene encoding 50S ribosomal protein L14, which codes for MIQQQSYLNVADNSGARKIMCLRVLSTGNCTYGGIGDVIIAVVKDAIPNMAVKKSDIVRAVIVRTKQSLRRDSGMSIRFDDNAAVIINKDNNPRGTRVFGPVARELRDRNFTKIISLAPEVL
- the rpsQ gene encoding 30S ribosomal protein S17, with product MAVKERVGVVVSNKMDKTAVVAIENRSPHPKYGKIVVKTKKYKAHDPENKCQEGDRVKIRETRPLSKTKRWELAEILISKAI
- the rpmC gene encoding 50S ribosomal protein L29: MALPKVADARKLNDEELAAAVITAKQKLFQLRLQQTTGQLKTPHEFKHTKHWVAQLLTVQGERARSATQA
- the rplP gene encoding 50S ribosomal protein L16, which codes for MLSPRRTKFRKQHRGRMTGNAYRGNTISFGDFGLQAIEPCWITSRQIEAARRAITRYVRRGGKIWIRIFPDKPVTQRPAETRMGSGKGNPEFWVAVVKPGRIMFEIAGIPEATAREAMRLAAQKLPIKTKFITRSEEY